aaaataattaactataagtaCTCATTACTAAATAGTGGACACGGATGTTGAAATATAACATTAGTCATGTTTAACTCTAACTTAATACCTACTTCATTTTCAATTGATAATTGTGGAaacctatttataaaaatgttttctaactcatctataaaatcaaaaaattcatGTTGCGGCATCATTAAATTTCCAAACATTGACTTTTCTGAATTTTCATATGCTTTAAAATGACATAATAAAAAGGAGTcatctaattttttttggaattttgcaTAATTAATACAAACTTCGCAACTAtgtttatcaatacattttttcattaaaaacccaCAAACATATATAAAAGCATTTTTCTCAGGCATCAATAAATTCCTATAATTTGGGGTATCtattttaagtgtatttttaaatttaaatggatttttctcttgaaatattatttttattgtttcttcATTAAAAGGatcagtatttattttagataaaatttcATCTAAGTCTGCTATGTCATTGGCATTGTCCAAGTGGGTAAAATAACTAAaccaaaaattttgtttaaatgacCAGATGAATTGTATGGGAgatggattaatattattaccattatgtTGGGTGCGAAATGTGCCAAATAAATTTTCTAATCTATCCTGCTTGATTCGATTTGTATTCAAAACATAACTCTCATCAGTATTAGTACATTTTAGTGACTCCCACAATTGAAACAAACCAGTGATTGAAATTAACAAACCTCTGATAAAGTTAATTTGGTTCGTCACttgaacatttgtttttttgttaaacacttgcaatatcttaaaaaaattctccATAAATTTTAAATGGGAAATTTGGGcaccagtatttttaaaaggtctattaaaattttttgaagcAGGTCGTTTAGATGAATTGAATATGTCAAATAGTTTATCCatattttgaatgaaattaATTGTAGGTAA
This portion of the Acyrthosiphon pisum isolate AL4f chromosome A1, pea_aphid_22Mar2018_4r6ur, whole genome shotgun sequence genome encodes:
- the LOC103311964 gene encoding uncharacterized protein LOC103311964 codes for the protein MSHQHNFKYNNELIEKKHLVSFYNQDSKSNRRTAPKITYSHIFLGPFEKLRVYLAAQVFSESVAAGMLVSLQSSNLPDTSLPTINFIQNMDKLFDIFNSSKRPASKNFNRPFKNTGAQISHLKFMENFFKILQVFNKKTNVQVTNQINFIRGLLISITGLFQLWESLKCTNTDESYVLNTNRIKQDRLENLFGTFRTQHNGNNINPSPIQFIWSFKQNFWFSYFTHLDNANDIADLDEILSKINTDPFNEETIKIIFQEKNPFKFKNTLKIDTPNYRNLLMPEKNAFIYVCGFLMKKCIDKHSCEVCINYAKFQKKLDDSFLLCHFKAYENSEKSMFGNLMMPQHEFFDFIDELENIFINRFPQLSIENEVGIKLELNMTNVIFQHPCPLFSNEYL